Below is a window of uncultured Cohaesibacter sp. DNA.
TGTGCGCAACAACGAGAATTTCGCTTTCTGGCAGAATCTGAAAAATGGCTATGACCATTTCCAGATTACCCATGTGCCGCCAAAGGTGGAAGTCTGCAACCGCACCTATGTCTTTGATCCGGAAGGATCTGGCCGCTTCAATGCGACCGGGCCATGCCCGGACTATTCGCTCGATCCGACCCTGCTCGCCTCCCTGCAAAAGCTGCGCACAGAAGAGAATGTCCGCTTCAGTCAGGCAGTCCAGAAACTCGAAACGGAAGACCAGAAGGCAGAGGCCAAGGCAGCCGACACCATGCTCGAAGCCCAGCTGGATATTCTTCAGCGCAAGGATCGTATTGCCGAGGGAAAAGATCCCGATGGCTTCCTGGCCGGTCTGCTCAAGAGCGCACCAGCATCGCAGGCGACAGCGTCCCAGACATCGGGCGTCCAAACCGCAGATGCGGAAATTCAGGCCACCCAGCAAAGCCAGCCTGCCCAGAATGCCGGCGCGCCAGCCTCCAACAGTTTCTTCTCCAAACTGGGCTCTGCCATCAGTTCACCCTTCAAGCCGATTATTGGCGCGAATGGCAGCGAAGCAGGGGATACTGAAGCCGGAAATGCCGAGGCCGGTGAGGAAGTCGTCACCCTGTCAACCCTGCCCGAAGCCCGCAACTAGCCCAGACTGGTCTGGCAGATGTGAGCTGCCATCAGGATCAAAAGAAAGACCAAAAGGCAGGATGAAATGCAAAGAGGGTGCCGCAACCACCCTCTCTTCATATCTGCATTTCCCAAATATCGGTATTTCCTAGAAGATGTCTGGCACCTGTCAGCTCACCCTGT
It encodes the following:
- a CDS encoding murein L,D-transpeptidase family protein gives rise to the protein MEQVKVNQGFCVKEDTKNFMVHKVVLLLALMGSLALSACNPELIEDGKASQPLPIKLKHEIQKIGSTESAPLYIRIFKEESVLEAWKQTKDGTYALLKTYPICAYSGEIGPKKQEGDRQAPEGFYNITPGQMNPRSSYYLSFNIGYPNKFDRSYGRTGAHLMVHGSCSSRGCYAMEDEQIAEIYALGREAFDGGQRSFAVHAFPFRMTPENMARVRNNENFAFWQNLKNGYDHFQITHVPPKVEVCNRTYVFDPEGSGRFNATGPCPDYSLDPTLLASLQKLRTEENVRFSQAVQKLETEDQKAEAKAADTMLEAQLDILQRKDRIAEGKDPDGFLAGLLKSAPASQATASQTSGVQTADAEIQATQQSQPAQNAGAPASNSFFSKLGSAISSPFKPIIGANGSEAGDTEAGNAEAGEEVVTLSTLPEARN